The proteins below come from a single Cricetulus griseus strain 17A/GY chromosome 6, alternate assembly CriGri-PICRH-1.0, whole genome shotgun sequence genomic window:
- the Ywhab gene encoding 14-3-3 protein beta/alpha yields MTMDKSELVQKAKLAEQAERYDDMAAAMKAVTEQGHELSNEERNLLSVAYKNVVGARRSSWRVISSIEQKTERNEKKQQMGKEYREKIEAELQDICNDVLELLDKYLIPNATQPESKVFYLKMKGDYFRYLSEVASGDNKQTTVSNSQQAYQEAFEISKKEMQPTHPIRLGLALNFSVFYYEILNSPEKACSLAKTAFDEAIAELDTLNEESYKDSTLIMQLLRDNLTLWTSENQGDEGDAGEGEN; encoded by the exons ATGACCATGGACAAAAGTGAGCTGGTACAGAAAGCCAAACTTGCTGAGCAAGCTGAGCGCTACGATGATATGGCTGCAGCTATGAAGGCTGTAACAGAACAGGGACATGAACTCTCCAATGAAGAGAGAAATCTACTCTCTGTTGCCTACAAGAATGTGGTAGGTGCCCGCCGTTCTTCCTGGCGTGTTATCTCCAGCATCgaacagaaaacagagaggaatGAGAAGAAGCAACAGATGGGCAAAGAGTACCGTGAGAAGATAGAGGCTGAGCTGCAGGACATCTGCAATGACGTACTG GAGCTGTTGGACAAATATCTCATTCCCAATGCTACACAGCCAGAAAGCAAGGTGTTCTACTTGAAAATGAAAGGAGACTATTTTAGGTATCTTTCTGAGGTTGCATCTGGAGACAATAAACAAA CCACTGTGTCAAACTCCCAGCAGGCTTACCAAGAAGCCTTTGAAATTAGTAAGAAAGAAATGCAGCCTACACACCCAATTCGACTTGGCCTGGCGCTGAATTTCTCAGTCTTCTACTATGAGATTCTAAACTCTCCTGAAAAGGCCTGCAGCCTGGCCAAAACG GCATTTGATGAAGCAATTGCTGAACTGGATACGCTCAATGAAGAGTCTTACAAAGACAGCACCCTGATCATGCAGCTACTCAGGGATAATCTCACT TTGTGGACGTCAGAAAACCAGGGAGATGAAGGAGatgctggagagggagagaactaA